Proteins found in one Phoenicibacter congonensis genomic segment:
- a CDS encoding acyl-CoA dehydratase activase, translating into MLTLGIDSGSTTTKAILFDGENIITKRLEPSGVRPVKVITSLYDELYSPEVGFVMSTGYGRSLLDKADKSMTEIACHGAGAGYLCPECNFVIDVGGQDSKVIALDENHNVKDFLMNDKCAAGTGRFVEMVMNRVGSSVDEIDDFVKGAEPVTINSMCAVFAESEIIGLLAQDTPSRDIALGCIYSICRRTAIFAQRLMPKDPVIFFSGGLAKSKTFQAVLTKFLGVKELHTSPLCQFNGALGAAVLGQKRLNKQHN; encoded by the coding sequence TTGCTCACATTGGGTATTGATTCAGGGTCGACAACGACAAAGGCCATACTATTTGATGGCGAAAACATAATTACAAAACGATTAGAGCCAAGTGGTGTTCGACCAGTAAAGGTTATAACAAGCCTTTATGATGAGCTTTATTCTCCAGAAGTTGGTTTTGTAATGTCAACTGGATATGGTCGCTCACTTTTGGACAAAGCCGACAAGTCTATGACAGAAATAGCTTGCCATGGTGCTGGTGCAGGTTATCTTTGCCCTGAGTGCAATTTCGTTATCGACGTTGGTGGTCAAGACAGCAAAGTAATTGCACTGGATGAGAACCATAATGTAAAAGATTTTCTCATGAATGATAAATGTGCAGCTGGCACTGGTCGTTTTGTTGAAATGGTTATGAATCGAGTAGGAAGTTCCGTTGACGAAATTGATGATTTCGTGAAAGGTGCTGAACCCGTCACGATTAACAGCATGTGTGCAGTTTTTGCTGAGAGCGAAATTATTGGTTTACTTGCGCAAGACACACCTTCTAGGGATATTGCTTTAGGCTGCATTTATTCCATTTGTAGGCGAACTGCAATTTTCGCCCAACGCCTAATGCCAAAAGATCCTGTAATTTTCTTTTCAGGTGGACTTGCGAAGTCAAAAACTTTTCAAGCTGTGCTAACTAAATTCTTAGGGGTTAAAGAACTTCACACAAGCCCACTGTGTCAATTTAATGGGGCTTTGGGTGCTGCAGTGCTAGGGCAAAAACGTCTGAACAAACAACACAACTAA
- a CDS encoding MalY/PatB family protein yields the protein MKYDFTTIWDRSGKDAMAVDAIEKFPIFQPDEGFDSIPMWVADMNFATAPSIVEAMQKRLEHPLFGYFITSDEYFDAIINWQENRNGVQELEKEHIGYENGVLGGVMSALGAVCCQGDAVLVHSPTYIGFSGSIKNAGYKLVTSPLKPDRLGIPRMDFYDMETKIKRNDIRAVVFCSPHNPTGRVWEREELEQFMDMCRRYELTVISDEIWSDIILKGHKHIPLQSISEDARMRTVGLYAPSKTFNLAGLVGSYHIIYNEFLRRKVKKQASLAHYNSMNVLSMHALIGAYSDEGAEWVDELRQVITENVKYACKFIRKELPGVSVHQPEGTYMLFLDCEEYCNSHHRELEDVKIAGYKCGVVWQDGRQFYGPNHLRMNLALPKERVIDAFNRLRDYVFI from the coding sequence ATGAAATACGACTTTACAACAATTTGGGACAGATCTGGAAAAGATGCAATGGCAGTTGACGCCATTGAGAAGTTCCCAATATTCCAACCAGATGAAGGATTTGATTCGATTCCAATGTGGGTTGCAGACATGAACTTTGCGACTGCGCCTTCCATTGTAGAAGCTATGCAAAAGCGCCTTGAGCATCCTTTATTTGGATACTTTATAACAAGCGATGAATATTTTGATGCAATCATTAACTGGCAAGAAAACAGAAATGGCGTTCAAGAGCTCGAGAAAGAACACATTGGATATGAAAATGGTGTTCTTGGTGGTGTAATGAGCGCGCTTGGAGCAGTTTGTTGCCAGGGAGATGCTGTGCTTGTTCACTCTCCAACATACATTGGCTTCTCGGGATCAATTAAAAATGCTGGTTACAAGTTAGTAACTAGCCCACTGAAACCAGATCGACTCGGCATTCCACGCATGGATTTTTATGACATGGAAACCAAAATCAAAAGAAATGACATACGAGCCGTTGTATTCTGCTCGCCCCACAATCCAACAGGTCGAGTTTGGGAGAGGGAAGAACTTGAGCAATTCATGGACATGTGCCGCAGATATGAACTAACTGTTATTTCTGACGAAATTTGGTCTGACATCATTTTAAAAGGTCACAAGCACATTCCACTTCAGTCAATTTCTGAAGATGCTCGAATGAGAACAGTTGGACTATATGCGCCATCTAAAACTTTTAATCTTGCAGGATTAGTTGGTTCCTATCACATTATTTACAACGAGTTTCTTCGCAGAAAAGTCAAGAAACAAGCAAGTCTTGCGCATTACAACTCAATGAACGTTCTGTCGATGCATGCACTCATAGGTGCATATTCAGACGAAGGAGCAGAATGGGTTGATGAGCTTCGACAGGTCATCACAGAAAACGTGAAATATGCTTGCAAGTTCATTCGTAAAGAGCTGCCTGGAGTTAGCGTTCATCAGCCTGAAGGCACCTACATGCTGTTTCTTGATTGTGAAGAATATTGCAACTCGCACCATCGTGAACTTGAAGATGTGAAGATTGCAGGTTATAAATGCGGAGTAGTTTGGCAGGACGGTCGCCAATTCTATGGTCCAAACCACCTGCGAATGAATTTAGCTCTTCCAAAGGAACGAGTCATCGATGCTTTTAACCGTTTGCGCGATTACGTCTTTATTTAA
- a CDS encoding ABC transporter substrate-binding protein → MSVNFNYVGPEVSRRDFFKIGAAAAALAALGITTGCSGDKTSGSGAAVQAKIKEGGKVVYAVEEPITSLNYYNNSDTDLGKQVFANLFAPLCKFNVDGSADYRLAKDIKISDDGTTYTVTLRDDLKWSDGEKLTSDDIIFTMDLLANEQLKPQTSSAYKVDKKFCEYKKTSDTEVEFTIVRSSNLFRKALGSLIILPAHTFKDVDQADVYTSPANDKIATSGAYKIDTFSTGEKLVCSKNENYYGDKGHIDGFEVNVVSDASTQEIAFQNGEFSLFTISNSETLANYKNNDKYNVVSYPDGRITFMEINPNASNTDSMDKRKAVIDALNIDDLVYGTYGDELFSRSAKSIRPKDSMFYNDDIKNYTQNLDEAKKLMKENNLEGAKINIIFNSARVGQEELCTMIKSQLDAVGFDAQINSMETAAYFKSYFYPTDSFNISIMANEMIGDPSSSVGLFNNTKSGKNMYTTEKLNSMWDDLDKEMDQSKRQQILNDAIEELHNCWSCVPVCDTNYVCATQKNLAGLENSDRLSDLTKVYFTE, encoded by the coding sequence ATGTCAGTCAATTTTAATTATGTTGGTCCAGAAGTGTCACGTCGTGACTTCTTTAAAATCGGTGCAGCTGCAGCAGCACTTGCAGCACTAGGCATCACAACAGGTTGCTCTGGCGATAAAACATCAGGTTCTGGTGCGGCTGTGCAAGCTAAAATCAAAGAAGGTGGCAAAGTTGTCTATGCTGTTGAAGAGCCCATCACATCTCTAAACTACTACAACAATTCCGACACTGACCTCGGAAAACAGGTATTTGCAAACCTTTTTGCACCACTTTGCAAATTTAATGTAGACGGTTCTGCAGACTACAGACTAGCCAAAGATATTAAAATCAGCGACGACGGAACAACATATACAGTCACTCTTCGTGATGACCTCAAATGGAGTGACGGAGAAAAATTAACTTCAGATGACATTATTTTTACAATGGATTTGCTTGCAAATGAGCAACTAAAGCCACAAACTTCCTCAGCCTACAAAGTTGACAAGAAATTCTGTGAATATAAGAAAACGAGTGACACAGAAGTGGAGTTCACGATTGTGCGCTCTTCTAACCTATTCAGAAAAGCTCTCGGTTCTCTCATCATCCTGCCTGCTCACACTTTCAAAGACGTTGATCAAGCAGATGTCTACACAAGCCCTGCAAATGACAAAATTGCAACTTCTGGCGCATATAAAATTGACACATTCAGCACTGGTGAGAAACTTGTTTGCAGCAAAAATGAAAACTACTATGGAGACAAAGGCCACATTGATGGTTTTGAAGTCAACGTTGTTTCCGATGCTTCAACTCAAGAAATTGCATTCCAAAATGGAGAATTTTCACTCTTCACAATCAGCAATTCTGAAACACTTGCTAACTACAAAAACAACGATAAATATAACGTTGTTTCATATCCAGATGGTCGCATCACATTTATGGAGATCAATCCTAATGCTTCTAACACCGATTCGATGGACAAACGTAAGGCTGTAATTGACGCTTTGAACATCGACGACCTCGTTTATGGAACATATGGTGACGAGCTTTTCTCACGTTCAGCAAAAAGCATTCGTCCAAAAGATTCAATGTTCTACAACGATGACATTAAGAACTACACTCAGAACCTTGATGAGGCCAAAAAGCTCATGAAGGAAAACAATCTTGAAGGGGCCAAGATTAACATCATCTTTAACTCAGCTCGTGTTGGACAAGAAGAACTTTGCACAATGATTAAGAGTCAGCTTGATGCAGTAGGATTTGATGCACAAATCAACTCAATGGAAACCGCCGCATATTTCAAGTCATATTTCTATCCAACAGACTCTTTCAACATTTCAATCATGGCAAACGAAATGATTGGCGATCCAAGCAGCTCAGTTGGATTGTTTAACAACACTAAGTCGGGCAAAAACATGTACACAACTGAAAAATTGAACAGCATGTGGGATGATCTCGACAAAGAAATGGATCAATCAAAACGTCAACAGATTTTAAATGACGCGATCGAGGAACTCCACAATTGCTGGTCATGTGTGCCAGTTTGCGACACAAACTATGTGTGCGCAACACAGAAAAACCTTGCAGGTCTTGAGAACAGCGATCGTCTCTCTGACCTAACTAAGGTTTACTTCACTGAATAA
- a CDS encoding double-cubane-cluster-containing anaerobic reductase — protein MTVELKRELPEIFNEFAEQRQNSFLAIKKLKDEGVPCVGVFCTFLPKEIADAMGAAVVGLCSLSDETIPDAEKVLPRNLCPLIKSSYGFAITDKCPFFYFSDLIVGETTCDGKKKMYEILAKDKPVYVMELPHKQNEEGIKKYREEIIKFKEKLEETFGVTITEDKIREAIHKRNEITKSLMRLQYLMKNDPAPCSGLDIVNAAYGSGFSMDIDSIKDRIDELADRIEEEYAAGQNFGKKPRILVTGSPSGGGAQKVIKAIEDNGAVVVAFENCAGLKSMRLTDEENPDVYDALARRYMGIGCSCMSPNPNRLEMLDQLCDEFKIDGVVDIILQACHTYNVETALVGDLIKNKKGLPYTVVETDFSQSDIEQINTRMAAFIEML, from the coding sequence ATGACAGTTGAATTAAAGAGAGAGTTACCTGAAATCTTTAATGAGTTTGCTGAGCAACGTCAGAATTCATTTTTGGCAATTAAAAAATTAAAGGATGAAGGTGTTCCTTGTGTGGGTGTGTTTTGCACTTTCTTGCCGAAAGAGATTGCAGACGCTATGGGCGCTGCAGTTGTTGGACTATGCTCACTTTCTGATGAAACAATTCCAGATGCAGAAAAGGTTCTTCCTAGAAACCTTTGTCCGCTCATTAAATCAAGTTATGGCTTTGCCATTACCGACAAATGCCCATTCTTTTATTTTTCTGACCTCATTGTTGGAGAGACAACTTGTGATGGCAAGAAAAAGATGTATGAGATTTTGGCAAAAGACAAACCAGTCTATGTTATGGAGTTGCCACACAAACAAAACGAAGAAGGCATCAAAAAATACCGCGAAGAAATTATCAAGTTTAAAGAAAAACTCGAAGAAACCTTTGGAGTAACAATCACCGAAGATAAAATTCGCGAAGCAATTCACAAGCGCAATGAGATTACAAAATCACTCATGCGCTTGCAATATTTGATGAAGAATGACCCAGCTCCTTGCAGTGGTTTAGACATTGTTAATGCCGCATATGGCTCTGGTTTTAGTATGGACATTGATTCAATTAAAGATCGAATTGATGAACTTGCAGACAGAATTGAAGAGGAATATGCTGCGGGGCAAAATTTTGGTAAAAAACCAAGAATCCTTGTTACAGGCTCTCCATCAGGCGGCGGTGCACAAAAAGTAATAAAAGCAATCGAGGACAATGGAGCTGTTGTGGTTGCCTTCGAAAACTGCGCAGGTCTGAAATCTATGCGTCTCACCGATGAAGAAAACCCAGATGTTTATGATGCACTTGCACGTCGCTACATGGGCATTGGTTGTTCATGCATGTCTCCAAATCCAAATAGGTTAGAAATGCTTGATCAGCTTTGTGACGAGTTCAAAATTGACGGCGTTGTTGACATCATTTTGCAAGCATGTCACACCTATAACGTTGAAACAGCACTGGTTGGAGATTTGATTAAAAACAAGAAGGGTCTTCCATACACAGTAGTTGAAACAGATTTCTCTCAATCAGACATTGAACAAATCAACACCCGCATGGCAGCGTTTATTGAGATGCTTTAA
- a CDS encoding ABC transporter permease: MRNYILKRIAFAIPVVFVVSIFSFLLVYMAPGDPAQQYRTVDMTDEEYEQLKTDLGYNDPVIVQYGRWLVKVAQGDFGDSTSSHTEVWPLIVAKLPATVGLMGASIIFSVLMAVPLGLLAGRYRGSIFDKVMNAIHYIAISIPSFWFAIMLIVIFSLKLGLLPSSGMRTTGVDNFFDLCAHAILPVIVLSVGKISIYARYIREATIREMNEEYVLFGISKGAKMGYILSHHVLKNCLLPLITLVGMSLGSLVGGAYIVETIFGWPGLGTTGMSAIYARDYNMIMGTTMLSCLLLVAGNLIADVCYAFADPRIKAMKGDK; encoded by the coding sequence ATGAGGAACTACATATTAAAGAGAATTGCATTTGCAATTCCTGTAGTTTTTGTTGTTTCGATATTCTCTTTTTTGCTTGTGTATATGGCTCCAGGTGATCCTGCACAGCAATATAGAACTGTTGATATGACAGACGAAGAATATGAGCAACTAAAAACTGATTTAGGCTACAACGATCCAGTCATCGTCCAGTATGGACGTTGGCTAGTAAAAGTCGCTCAAGGTGATTTTGGAGATTCAACAAGCAGCCACACAGAAGTTTGGCCACTAATTGTTGCAAAACTTCCTGCAACTGTTGGGCTTATGGGTGCATCGATTATTTTTTCTGTTCTTATGGCTGTCCCATTAGGATTGCTTGCTGGTCGATATCGAGGCTCAATATTTGACAAAGTTATGAATGCAATACACTATATTGCAATCTCCATACCGTCATTTTGGTTTGCAATTATGCTTATTGTAATTTTCTCGCTTAAACTCGGGCTTCTTCCGAGTTCTGGAATGAGAACCACAGGTGTCGATAACTTTTTTGACCTCTGTGCACACGCAATTTTGCCAGTAATCGTTTTGAGCGTAGGAAAAATTTCGATTTATGCACGATATATTCGTGAAGCCACGATACGAGAGATGAACGAAGAATATGTTCTGTTTGGCATCTCTAAAGGTGCAAAGATGGGATACATTTTGAGTCATCATGTTTTGAAAAACTGTCTCTTGCCATTAATTACACTTGTTGGAATGAGTTTAGGAAGTTTAGTTGGTGGCGCCTACATTGTTGAGACAATTTTCGGGTGGCCTGGCTTGGGCACAACTGGCATGAGTGCTATATATGCCCGTGACTACAACATGATTATGGGAACTACAATGCTTTCGTGTCTGCTTCTCGTCGCTGGCAATTTGATTGCTGATGTATGTTATGCATTTGCAGACCCACGCATTAAAGCGATGAAGGGAGATAAATAA
- a CDS encoding ABC transporter ATP-binding protein: protein MADPVLKVEHLKKYFKVGKKDLRAVDDVSFQVARGEILGIVGESGCGKTTCGRCAIGLYQKTDGMCLYKGKDLHSLKGAERKKYCCEVQTVFQDPYASLDGKNKVLDLIAEGIDIQKLAKNQEDRREQVAVLMKQVGLNPSSMDRYPYEFSGGMRQRIGIARALAVKPELLLCDEPISALDVSIQAQIVNLLMDLRDKNGLTYLFISHDLSMVKHISDRILVMYMGQVVEECSAEELYANPQHPYTKALISAIPIPDPSIESSRKRIVLEGQVPSPIDPPAGCRFAGRCPYASEKCRTCAPERKEVSPGHYTSCHLCE from the coding sequence ATGGCTGATCCTGTTTTGAAAGTAGAACACTTAAAGAAATATTTCAAGGTCGGCAAAAAAGATTTAAGAGCCGTTGATGATGTTAGCTTTCAAGTTGCTCGTGGCGAAATACTAGGAATCGTAGGGGAGTCAGGTTGCGGTAAAACAACTTGTGGAAGATGTGCAATTGGTCTTTATCAAAAAACTGATGGCATGTGTCTTTACAAAGGAAAAGATTTGCACAGTCTAAAAGGTGCAGAACGAAAGAAGTATTGTTGTGAAGTTCAAACAGTGTTTCAAGACCCCTATGCTTCACTTGACGGAAAAAACAAAGTTCTTGATTTAATTGCTGAAGGTATTGACATTCAAAAACTTGCGAAGAACCAAGAAGATCGACGAGAACAAGTTGCAGTTCTTATGAAACAAGTTGGATTAAACCCCTCTAGCATGGACCGCTATCCATATGAATTTTCAGGAGGTATGCGTCAGCGCATAGGAATTGCTAGAGCTCTTGCAGTAAAGCCTGAGTTATTGCTTTGTGATGAGCCAATTTCTGCGCTCGATGTTTCAATCCAAGCTCAAATCGTTAACTTGCTCATGGACTTAAGAGACAAAAATGGACTCACATATCTGTTTATTTCTCACGACTTGTCTATGGTTAAACACATTTCTGATCGAATATTAGTAATGTACATGGGACAAGTAGTTGAAGAATGCAGCGCTGAGGAGCTCTATGCGAATCCGCAGCACCCATACACTAAAGCTCTAATATCTGCAATTCCTATTCCTGATCCGTCTATTGAAAGCAGTAGGAAAAGAATTGTTCTTGAGGGACAGGTTCCAAGTCCAATCGATCCACCAGCAGGATGTCGCTTTGCTGGCAGGTGTCCTTATGCGAGTGAAAAGTGCAGAACATGTGCGCCCGAGCGCAAAGAAGTTTCGCCAGGCCATTACACATCTTGTCATCTCTGTGAATAG
- a CDS encoding ABC transporter ATP-binding protein, with the protein MSLFEIKNLHVTFSTTRGKVEAVSDASFEIEENECVALVGESGCGKSVTARAIMGLTEATNGVCEEGSQILYKGQNILDFTESEWINYRGSASAMIFQDAMSAMNPTMRIGKQIAECFSFHKKFSKQEANEKSIELLKMVGIPDAEDAMKRYPHEFSGGMRQRVMIASALACNPKLLIADEPTTALDVTIQAQILDLISRLKEQNKMSVLLITHDMGVVAGLAQSVVVFYAGHVMEKGNVDEIFNDPKHPYTQGLLSASPRLDQMGKGRLYTINGAPPELIGQKPGCPFAERCPYADNKCRKTMPALENITNTHKVACYHQQEVK; encoded by the coding sequence ATGAGCCTTTTTGAAATCAAAAACCTGCATGTTACCTTCTCAACCACTCGAGGAAAAGTAGAGGCAGTTAGTGATGCCTCATTCGAGATTGAAGAGAACGAATGTGTCGCATTGGTGGGAGAGTCTGGTTGTGGAAAATCAGTAACTGCTCGCGCAATCATGGGACTTACCGAAGCAACAAACGGAGTTTGCGAGGAGGGAAGTCAGATTCTTTACAAAGGACAAAACATTCTTGACTTTACAGAATCTGAATGGATTAACTACCGCGGAAGTGCATCAGCAATGATTTTTCAGGATGCAATGAGCGCAATGAATCCAACTATGCGCATTGGCAAACAAATTGCGGAGTGCTTTAGCTTTCACAAGAAATTCTCAAAACAAGAGGCAAATGAGAAGTCAATTGAACTATTAAAAATGGTAGGTATCCCCGATGCTGAAGATGCAATGAAGAGATATCCTCATGAATTTTCAGGTGGAATGCGCCAGAGAGTAATGATTGCATCAGCACTTGCATGCAATCCAAAACTTCTCATTGCAGATGAGCCAACAACGGCACTTGACGTTACTATCCAAGCTCAAATACTCGATTTGATATCTCGCCTAAAAGAACAAAACAAAATGAGTGTTTTGCTCATCACGCATGACATGGGTGTGGTTGCAGGTCTAGCACAAAGTGTAGTTGTATTTTATGCTGGTCATGTTATGGAAAAGGGCAATGTGGATGAAATCTTTAACGATCCAAAGCATCCCTACACACAAGGCTTGCTATCGGCTTCACCTCGTCTTGACCAAATGGGGAAGGGTCGTTTGTATACAATCAATGGAGCTCCACCAGAATTAATAGGCCAAAAGCCTGGTTGTCCTTTTGCTGAGCGTTGCCCCTATGCAGATAACAAATGCAGAAAAACAATGCCAGCTCTTGAAAATATAACAAACACGCACAAAGTTGCCTGTTATCACCAGCAGGAGGTTAAATAA
- a CDS encoding ABC transporter permease: MKKISSSRKAIIISGAILILMTLCVICAPLSPYDPNAVDPLHKFLPISPEHWLGTDNFGRDVFTRLLYGGRVSLLVGFLSMLVSIVFGTIYGIVAGCSSKMVDGFLMRIADILMSVPSFLIIITLNIYLSAGISTLVITIGFFSWMGVARIVRAEVLSLRERDFILAAEGLGASKGWLISKHFIKNVMSLVIVSAANAIANAILTESSLSYLGFGITIPNASWGGMLQGAQTYILTHPDLAVYPGLCILLAVLCFYVLSNGVKNSFSSNTGGN; this comes from the coding sequence ATGAAAAAAATCTCCAGTTCACGCAAAGCAATTATCATTAGTGGCGCAATTTTAATATTGATGACTTTGTGTGTAATATGTGCACCTCTGTCGCCATATGACCCTAATGCGGTAGACCCTTTGCACAAATTCCTACCAATATCGCCTGAACACTGGCTTGGTACCGACAATTTTGGCAGAGATGTGTTCACCAGATTGTTATATGGTGGTCGCGTTTCTTTGCTTGTTGGTTTCCTGTCAATGCTTGTGTCGATTGTGTTTGGCACGATTTATGGCATTGTTGCTGGTTGTTCCAGCAAAATGGTGGATGGTTTTCTAATGAGAATTGCCGACATTTTAATGTCTGTGCCTAGCTTCTTAATAATCATTACATTAAACATTTACCTTAGCGCAGGAATTTCAACACTTGTAATAACGATCGGCTTCTTCTCGTGGATGGGAGTTGCGCGCATAGTTCGAGCTGAAGTCTTGAGCCTTCGTGAGCGCGATTTCATATTAGCCGCTGAAGGCCTTGGCGCAAGCAAAGGATGGTTGATTTCTAAACACTTTATTAAAAATGTTATGTCACTGGTTATAGTTTCTGCTGCAAATGCAATTGCAAACGCTATTTTGACAGAGTCTTCACTAAGCTATCTTGGTTTTGGCATAACTATTCCAAATGCATCATGGGGTGGCATGCTCCAAGGCGCTCAAACATACATTCTCACTCACCCAGACCTAGCAGTTTATCCAGGTTTATGCATCCTTTTAGCAGTGCTTTGCTTCTATGTTTTGAGCAATGGTGTTAAGAATTCATTCAGTTCAAACACTGGAGGTAACTAA
- a CDS encoding ABC transporter ATP-binding protein, which translates to MFKLLKYTTKKERCFAVIALIFVILGVWLDLKLPDYMREITQLVQTQGSQLGDVLNAGGKMIICSLLSAGTTIVVGYTVAHVAAGFAKTLRNKVYSKTIDFGKEEISKFSNASLITRTTNDVMQIQMFIAMGLQAIARAPIMAAWAAFKIAGKSWQWTSATVVAVIILIMVMVTISCLVIPRFKIMQKLTDNLNKTSRENIVGIRVVHAYNAEMYQQNKFEQANNELTRTQLFTTRSMSFLFPTVGMIMSGLTLAIYTIGVLIINDSSVPARLPLFSDMVVFSSYAMQIIMSFMMITVAFFIGPRAFVAAGRINEVLDTNIAIVSGKKTKVDDAMAGTVEFKNVTFKYPDAEHAVLRNISFVAKKGETVAIIGSTGSGKSSLVQLIPRLFDCTSGQILVDGNNVCELDEHFLRKIVGYIPQKPFLFKGTIKSNIIYGEVGQVDDSRIEKALMISQASDFVKSLDLGLNSEVAQSGSNLSGGQRQRISIARAIYKNPEIIIFDDSFSALDYKTDSAVREALTKELGGTTRIIVAQRIGTIMDADQILVIDDGHVVGHGKHSELLKTCKVYREIAESQLSEEELKNAR; encoded by the coding sequence ATGTTTAAACTGCTCAAGTACACAACGAAAAAAGAGAGATGTTTTGCTGTCATAGCTCTTATCTTTGTAATTCTGGGTGTTTGGTTAGACCTTAAATTGCCAGACTACATGAGAGAAATCACTCAGCTAGTGCAAACTCAAGGATCACAGCTTGGCGATGTTCTCAATGCAGGCGGCAAAATGATTATTTGTTCATTATTAAGCGCAGGAACAACAATTGTTGTTGGCTATACTGTCGCACATGTTGCTGCAGGCTTTGCAAAAACTCTTCGTAATAAAGTCTATTCCAAAACAATTGATTTTGGAAAGGAAGAGATTTCTAAATTCTCAAACGCTTCTTTGATTACACGCACTACAAACGATGTTATGCAGATTCAAATGTTTATTGCGATGGGCCTACAAGCAATTGCACGCGCACCAATTATGGCTGCATGGGCTGCATTTAAAATTGCTGGCAAAAGTTGGCAATGGACATCTGCAACTGTTGTAGCTGTGATAATCCTAATCATGGTGATGGTAACCATTAGCTGCCTTGTAATTCCTCGTTTTAAAATCATGCAGAAGCTGACCGATAACCTAAACAAGACTTCAAGAGAAAACATTGTAGGCATTCGCGTTGTACATGCCTACAATGCAGAAATGTACCAACAAAATAAATTTGAACAAGCCAACAATGAACTAACAAGAACTCAGCTGTTTACAACTCGCTCAATGTCGTTTCTATTCCCAACTGTAGGAATGATAATGAGTGGTTTAACTCTTGCAATTTACACAATTGGAGTCCTAATCATAAATGATTCATCAGTTCCTGCTAGGTTGCCACTATTTAGCGATATGGTTGTGTTTTCTTCATATGCAATGCAAATAATCATGTCATTTATGATGATTACTGTTGCTTTTTTCATTGGGCCACGCGCTTTTGTAGCTGCAGGACGAATAAATGAAGTACTTGATACAAACATTGCAATTGTCTCAGGCAAGAAAACAAAAGTCGACGACGCAATGGCTGGCACTGTGGAATTCAAAAACGTTACTTTTAAATATCCTGATGCAGAACACGCAGTGTTGCGAAACATTTCTTTTGTCGCAAAAAAAGGCGAGACAGTCGCAATAATTGGTTCAACTGGTTCTGGAAAATCGTCCCTAGTTCAACTAATCCCTCGATTGTTTGACTGCACGTCTGGACAAATTCTTGTAGATGGAAATAATGTTTGCGAATTAGATGAGCATTTTTTACGGAAAATAGTTGGCTACATTCCACAAAAGCCATTTCTATTTAAAGGCACAATTAAATCTAACATCATCTATGGCGAAGTCGGCCAGGTCGATGACTCCAGAATTGAAAAAGCATTGATGATTTCTCAGGCAAGCGATTTTGTTAAAAGCCTTGATTTGGGATTAAATTCAGAAGTTGCACAGAGCGGTTCTAATTTGTCAGGTGGTCAACGGCAACGCATATCAATTGCACGTGCAATTTATAAGAACCCTGAAATTATCATATTTGACGATTCTTTCAGTGCACTTGACTATAAAACCGACTCTGCAGTTAGGGAAGCTCTGACTAAAGAGTTAGGTGGTACTACGAGAATAATAGTCGCCCAACGCATTGGGACTATTATGGATGCCGATCAAATTCTAGTAATTGACGATGGCCACGTTGTTGGACATGGAAAACATTCAGAACTTTTAAAAACTTGCAAAGTATACCGTGAAATTGCGGAATCCCAGTTATCTGAAGAAGAGTTGAAAAATGCAAGATGA